The sequence ATATTTCCCGGGCCACATTCCAGCAATACGCGGTTAGGTTCATCATTTGCGGTTTTTATGGCTTCTACAAACTCCACCGGTTCACGCATTTGGCGCGACCAGTAGGCCGGGCTGGTAGCTTCGGCTTCGCTAAGCCATTTACCCGTCATAGATGAGATGACCGGGATACGCGGCGCCGATAATTTTACCTTGGCGACAAGCTGGGTAAATGGTTCGATGATACTATCTACCATGGCCGAATGCATAGCATTACTGGTATTGATCGGCATAGCGGCAATACCTTTTTCCGAAAGCAATTGCGCGAACGCCTCAACAGCCTCAGGCGTACCGGATACTACATTAAGGTTAGGGCTATTTTTTGTAGCGATAGAAACCTCTTTCGGCAGGATGCCTTGTAAAACTTCTACCGTTGCACGTACGGCCAGCATTTTACCAGCAAGCAGTTCGCTTATCATTTTTGCACGGGCGCATAGCAATTGCAGTACATCATCCAAACTCATGATGCCCGAAAGATGCGCGGCAGCAAACTCGCCCAGGCTATGACCTAAAAAGGCGGTGGGCTGTATGCCCCAATTCATCCATAATTTAGCCAAAGCATATTCGATGGTGAAGATGGCAGGCTGTATATTGATGCCTTGTGTAAGTTTATCCTTAGCATCATCGCCATAGATCAAGTCCCGCACATCGGTGCCGGTATAGGTTTTGATGATGGCAGCGCATTCGTTCACGGCATCGGCAAACACAGGTTTGTTCCGGTAAAGATCCTTACCCATGCCCGCGTATTGCGAACCCTGCCCCGGGAACAGGAATACGACCTCGGTAGCCTTTTCTTTCAGCGTTTTTTGGCGCAGCGACCGGGTATCGCGCAGTTTATCCTGTAACTCACCAGCGGTGGTTGCTACTTCAAAACGGCGGCTGTTAAATTCGGCACGGGCAGTGTTGAGGGTGTAGGCGGTATCCGATAAATTACTTATAGGGTGATCAGCAAGTTTAAGCGCATAGCTTTCTACGCTGCTTTGCGTTTTGGCCGACCACGTAAATAATTGCACCGGGCGCGACGGGCACGACTCTGATATGATATTTTCAAACTCCTGCAATACCACGTGCACATTGGTGCCCCCCACACCGAACGAACTTACACCGGCAGTGCGGGTGGTGGCGCTATCCCAGGGTTTTAAACTGCTGTTCACGTAAAACGGTGAATCCTCAAAACCGATGGCCGGGTTAGGCTTATTGTAAAACAACGAAGGTACCAGTTGGCGATGGTGTAACGAAAGTGCTGTTTTGATAAAACCCGTTACGCCCGAGGCAGCCGTTAAGTGCCCCATATTGCTTTTTACCGAACCAATGGCGCAGTATTGTTTTGCAGTTTGCTGGCCGAAAGCCAGCTTCAGGCCGTCTATCTCTATCGGGTCGCCCAAGGGGGTGGCGGTGCCATGGGCTTCTACATAACCAACGTTGGCGGCATCAATACCCCCATCGTGCAGGGCCGATGCGATGGCTCCGGCTTGGCCGCCCGCGCTTGGTGCGGTAAAGCTGCCTTTGCTGTGGCCATCGTTGTTAACGCCTTTGCCTTTTATCACGGCGTAAATAGTATCGCCATCCTGTTTAGCGGCACTTAAAGGTTTCAGTAATACCACACCCGCGCCATCGCTAAATACGGTTCCCGTGGCCGATGCATCAAAGGTGCGGGTATGGCCATCGGCACTTAGCATAGCGCCCTCCTGGTACAGGTGGCCACTTTTTACCGGGGCGGTAACGGTAGCACCGCCCGCCAAAGCCATATCGCATTGCCCGTTGCGTAATGCGTCTACTGCCTGGGCAATGGCCAGTAAAGATGTAGAGCAGGCCGAATAAACACTCACGGCCGGGCCTTTCAGGTTCAACTCGTAAGCGGTGCGGGTGGCTATATAATCTTTCTCGTTCAGCGTCATCACGTTGAATGCCCCGGCTTGCTCTACCTGCGCGGGGTTGGTGAGTACGTTATTGTAGTAATAAGTATTGTTGTTGCTGCCGGCATATACGCCAACCAGCCCATTATAATTTTGCGGTTGATAACCCGATGCCTCCAACGCCTCCCAGGCTATCTCTAAAAATATGCGCTGCTGCGGGTCCATCATTTGGGCCAGCAGTGGGGCGATGTTAAAGAAACCGGCATCAAATGCGGCCGGGTTTTGCAGCACGCCGCGGGCTTTTACGTAGGCGGCATTGCTTTTTAATTCGGCTGGGATATTAGGGTCAAGTTCCTCATCGCTAAAAAAGCTGACGGTTTCCTGCCCGTTCTTCAGGATATCCCAAAACGCATTGACATCATTCGCGCCCGGCCATTTACCGGCCATAGCTATCACGGCAATATCGCCGCCGGTAGTTTGTTTTTTGTTGGATGCGATGCGAACTTCTTGTTCGCCCGAACCATCAATATAAGCCGCAATACCGCTGATAGTGGGATACTGGTAAATTTTGGTTACCGGCAGTGCGATATTGAATGCCGAACGCAACTGTGTGGCGGTATTGATAGCCAGCAGTGAGTTACCACCCAGATCAAAAAAGTTATCGTCTATGCCCACCTCATCCATAGTTAGCATATCAGCCCAAAGTGTAGCTAAACGTTTTTGGGTGATAGTGCTGGCGGCGCGGTATAAGCCTGCGCTTTCGGGGCGTTGCAGTACCGGGTTGGGCAGGGCGTTGCGATCTATCTTGCCGCTGCTGGTCTTGGGGAAATCTTTTACCCATATAAATGCCGATGGCACCATGTAATCGGGCACTTTTTCGGCAATGTAATGTTTAGTGGCAGCGGTATCTTCGTTGGTGTTAGATATCAGGTAGGCGATAAGGCGTTTGTTACCGCCCGCGTATTCTTTAGCTACCACGGCGGCCTGTTGTATGCCGGGTGCCTGGTTAAGCAATACTTCTATTTCGGCAGGTTCCACCCGGTTACCACGGATCTTTACCTGTGTATCGGCACGGCCCAGGTATTCGATATTGTTATCGGGCAGCAGGCGGGCTACATCGCCGCTTTTATAAATGCGTTTAGTTTGGCCGTTGTGCTGCCAGTTGATGAAACGCTCGGCGGTCAGGTCGGGGCGGTTCAGGTAGCCATCGGCAAGGCAAATGCCGCTGATGTAGAGTTCACCGCTTTGGCCATCTTTTACAGGCGATAGCTGGTCGTCCAGTATTAACATCTCTGTGTTATCTATCGGGATCCCGATAGTTGGCAAAGCAGGCCATTGCTGCGGGTCGCCGCTTAATTCCAACTGGGTAACCACGTGGCTTTCCGTAGGGCCGTATTGGTTGAATAGTTTGCATCCCGGCAGGGTCGAGAACAACTTAACGATCTGCGGGGTGATCTTTAATTGCTCGCCCGCGGTCATTACCTCTTTCAGCTGCAAATTGCTGAGCATATAGCTGTCGGCGGCTTCGGCCAGATACTGTAAAGCCACAAAGGGCAAGAACAGGCGGTTGATCTGTTTATGGTCGATGAATCTTATTAATTCATTGGGATCAAGTCTTACCTCGTCGGATATCAGGAATAGCGTACCGCCGGTGGTCAGCGTAGCGAAGATCTCCTGGAAGGAAACATCGAAAGTTAAGGGCGCGTATTGCAGGGTATTAAAGCCAACATTGGATGCCGAGTTTTTTTGCTGCCATTGCAGCAGGTTCAGCAGCGCAGCGCTACCCATCTGCACTCCTTTGGGTTTCCCGGTAGAGCCGGAAGTGTACAATACGTAACCTTGTTTATCTGTAGGCGTAACCTTATTCAGGCTTTCATCGTATACAGTATTAGTTGACAGGGGTTTAAGCCCTAACGACGAAAAAAAGCCGTGTTCGTGTGGTTCGCAAAGGCATGTATCGATACCCGAATCGTCGATAATACTTTTCAGGCGCTCCGCCGGGTACGACGAATCGAGCGGCAAATAAGTTTTACCCGCCTGCATCAGCGCCAAAATGCTGACAATAGTGTGTAATGACCGTGATGCGCTTACGCCCACTATTTCTGCCGTAGAGGTATGAGCAGAAACAAGCCGGGCAAAAGCATTTACGCTGTTGCTGAGTTGCTGGTAGGTTACCCTTTCATCTCCATGCACAATAGCTATCGCATCAGCATTCCGGTTACTCTGCTGTTCAAATAGTTTTTGTAGCCCCATTATAATATTCCGGTAGGTTTTACCGCAAGTATGTGATTTTAGTTTTCGCTTAAAATTATTGTTTTTTCAATGAAAGTTTCAATGCGAATAGTAAAAATTCTCACACAAATAACGAATAATTAAGAATTTAACAGCGGCTTTCTTATCGATGCGCAATAGTTAAATCAATTGCCAAAAGGTTGGTTACTCCCGGCAATTTTTAGGACAATATCTTATGTAGAGCCACCTATTTGTGGCTCTACGGGGATCACATTTTCGCGAGTTGTTTAATAATAGCGATCATATCTTCATCGCCAAAACCATCAACAGCTTGCTGATAGGTATTTAGCACCGCCGACCCTGCCGGCAGATGCATGCCTTGTTCGCCGGCCAGTCGCAGATCCTTGGCCAAATGCTTTAAGGCGAATGCCGCCTTGTAATTATCGTTCAAAATAGCGGCCGATTTTAGTTTGGTGATGCCGCTGCCCACCGCGCCGTTATTAACGATATCAAGGAAAGTAGCCGTATCTATTCCGTTTTGCTGCGCGAATAATACCGATTCGGTAAAACCCTGTACCACAATGGCTAAAAACAAATTAATGGCCAGTTTGGCTTTGTTGCCCGCCCCGGTATCACCTAATAATATCGACTGCTTGCCCATGGCATTGAACAGGGGCTGCGCCTTTTCAAAGTCGGCTTTTTTGCCGCCGGCCATAATGATCAGCTGGGCATCCTCGGCCGGTTTTACGCTGCCTGATACAGGGGCATCCATATACCCCAGGCCTTTACCGGCACAAAGCGCAGCCAATTTCTGACTGGTCTCCGGCGATACGGTGCTCATATCTATCATCAAAACATCCCGGCCGCTATCTGCTGAAAGGATGCCATCAGCCCCGGTGAAAACTTCGGTAACCGCAGCATCATCGGATAGCATGGTGATAATAAAGTCGTTCTCAGCCACCAATTGCGCGGGTGTATCGGCTAGGCCAGTGCCTGTTTCCTGTTGCAGCGCTTCGGCTTTTTGGCGGGTACGGTTCCAGGCGGTAACGGTGAACCCGGCTTTCATCAAATTTTTGATCATGGGGACGCCCATGTTACCTATCCCGCACCATCCTACTTTAATATTGTTCATATTTTAATTTTTATACTTTTAAAACTGTTTATAAACCGTTATGCCATCTGCCTTTATAGATGGTTTTATTCAATATGTCAGATCATGCGTCAGCCAGCTATCAGCAATAATCGACTGCCTAAAATTATTACATCGTGCCTGCTATTAGTAACAGGATCATACTTAATGGGTTTTTGTCAGCCTAAACCCCTGGCGTTAAAGGTAAGCTATACCCCAACTGCGGGATATTTTACTTTGGCCGATAGCAAAACTGCCGTAAATATAGTAACAGATACGGCCGATAATAAGGTGGTGCAAATTGCCGCGCAATGTTTTGTCGATGATATTAAAAATGTTACCGGCAAGCAGGCGGCGGTAATTCATACCATCAGCAGCGCTAAACCGATGCTGATAGCCGGCACCATCGGTCATTCGGCTTTGATAGATGAGCTGATAAAGAACGGCAAGCTGAATGTAACGCAGGTAAAAGGCAAGTGGGAAACCTATAGCATTGTCCTTGTAAAAGCGCCTTTTAAAAATGTACCGCAGGCTTTGGTTATAGTTGGGAGCGACCAGCGCGGAACAGCTTATGGGCTATTTGAATTATCTAAAACCATTGGTATACAACCTTTCTATTGGTGGGCTGATGTTACAGCTGAGCACCACGATGCGCTGTACCTATCGCCGGCAACCTATACCTCCGAGCCGCCATCGGTAAAATTCCGTGGGATCTTTATAAATGACGAAGATTGGGGCCTACAACCCTGGGCAGCCAAAACGCTGGAACCCGAGACCAAAGACATCGGCCCGAAGACCTACGCCAAAGTATTTGAATTGCTACTGCGCCTGAAAGCGAACCTGATATGGCCAGCCATGCACCCAAGCACCAAAGCTTTCTATCACTATCCCGGCAACATTAAAGTGGCTGAGGATTACCAGATCGTCATTGGCTCATCGCACGCCGAACCGATGCTGCGCAATAACGTAAGCGAGTGGAACGAGAAGACTATGGGTAACTTCAACTACCTCACCAACCAGCAAAAGGTAGATGATTATTGGGAAAGCCGCGTGAAAGAAAGCAGCCATATCAATGGCATTTACACCATAGGCATGCGCGGCGTGCACGATAGTGGTATAGAGGGAGTGAAGACCGTTAAAGAGACCGTACCACTACTGGAGCGCATTTTTGTGGCGCAGCGCGATATGCTGAAAAAGTATGTTAACCCCGATATTAATAAAGTACCGCAGGTTTTTACACCTTATAAAGAGGTGCTGGAAGTATACGATGGCGGCCTGAAGGTTCCCGAAGATGTTACGCTGGTTTGGCCCGATGATAATTATGGCTACATCCAGCGATTGGATAACAAGCAGGAAAGCGAACGTCCGGGCGGATCGGGCGTTTACTACCACGTATCGTACTGGGGCCGCCCGCACGATTATATCTGGCTGTGCTCTACCAGTCCGGGTTTGATACGCGAGGAAATGATGAAGGCTTACGATATGCAGGCCCGCAACCTATGGGTGGTTAACGTAGGCGATATTAAACCGGCTGAGTACGATATCCAGTTTTTTTTAGATATGGCCTATAACATAAAGCCATTTAAAAACAGCGCCTATACCAAAACCCACCTGCAAAATTGGGTGAGCAATAATCTAAGCAGTAAGGACGCCGGCAAAATAAGCGATGTGCTATGGAGATACTATCAGTTGGCATTTGAACGCAAGCCCGAGTTTATGGGTTGGAGCCAAACCGAACCGACCACGCCCACCAAACTAAGCGACTATAATCATTTTTACTACGGCGACCAGGGCCAGCAGCGGATAGATGCCTACAACAATTTGCAACAGCAGGCCAAAACGCTATGGCAAAATATCAGTCCGGCACGGAAGGATGCCTTTTATCAACTGGTTTATTACCCGGTAACAGGTACCGCGCTGATGAATAAGAAATTCCTGTATCGCGATAAGGCTTACCGTTACGCGCAGCAGGGCAGGTTAAGCACCCAACTTTATGATTCTTTATCACGGGCATCCTATCAAAGCATTATCGAGGAAACCAAATACTATAACACTAAAATGGCGGGCGGCAAATGGGCCAATATCATAATGGCGCAACCACGTAACCTGCCTGTTTATGCCGCTCCCGATCTGAAATACGAAATGACCAAAAGCACCATAGCCTGGCAGGTACAACCCGAAGGGGCGACATTAAATGATGCTAAATTATCGCTGCCTGCTTTTGCCGATGGCGATAAACACTTCATCGACCTGTTTCTATGTCGGGATACAGCTGTGAATTATACCGTACAGACATCGGCGCCCTGGATAAACGTATCGCAGCAAAGCGGCACTCTGCAAACCAAAGGTAAAACCGAGCAACGCTTATGGATAAGCATTAATAACGCTAAGCTTCCCGCCGGTACCGCCGATGGTGCCATCACCATAAAAAGCGGGAGCAAAAGCTATTCGGTAGCGGTTACAACAGAACACGCCCCCAAAGGATACACTGGTTTTATCGAGCACGATGGCTATGTATCTATCTACGCCAAGCACTTCGATCATAACGAGGGCAAAAATGGCAACTCCTGGATGCCGATTATGGGACTGGGTAAAACTGATACTGTTTTACAGGCCAACCCGGTTAAGGTAGATGGCGGCATGAAAAAAGACCCTGCCGATACCGAGATCAAACAACAAGCCGCGTTAAGCTACAGCTTTTATACCACCTCCTCATCGCCAGCCGAAGTAAAACTTTATACCCTGCCTACGTTGCCCCTTAATAATAACTTCAGTATGCGCTACGCGGTGAGTATTGATGATGGCCCCGCCACCATGCTTGATTTTAAAACCGTTGGCCGCACCGAAGAGTGGAAGCAAAACGTATTGAGTAACTCGGCCGTACGATCGGTAAAGGTGCCGGTACTAAGCACGGGCAAGCATACTATACATATTTATATGATAGATCCGGGTGTGGTGTTGGACAGGATGGTAATTGATTTGGGAGGATTGAGGCCGGGTTATGGCGTGTTAACGGAAACGAGGGCGAGATAAAACCTAATCGTCGTGCCGAAACAAGTTCGGTATGACATTTTTTTGATCAGGGCGTATATAAAGCCGTATCAATCAATGAAATCTGCATAAAAAGGCATATATTTGTGCCCGCTAAAAACTTATCCTCTTAACCCGTTTTGTGGATAAAAAAGCGAAATGTGGAAATTTTAAAAAACCACTTTTTATTTTAAAATAATATCACTAATATTGCAGTCCGATTTTTACGGGTTAAAAATCGCATTTAAGAGCTAAAAATCATGGATTTAGTAAAATTTGTTGAAGAACAATCAGTAGAAATAAAAAAGGTTCCTGTATTTAAAGCTGGTGACACCGTTAGTGTACACTACAAAATCAGGGAAGGTAACAAGGAGCGTATCCAGGTTTACCAGGGTGTAGTTATCCAACGCAACAGCGTTGGCGTTAGCGAAACATTTACCGTGCGTAAAGTATCAAACGGTGTAGGTGTTGAGCGTATTTTCCCTATCAACTCTCCAAACATCGACAAGATCGACGTTAACAGTGTTGGTAAGGTTCGTCGTTCTAAACTGTTCTACCTGCGCGAACTGACTGGTAAAGCTGCCCGTATCAAATCGAAAAGAGTATAATTATACGCCCTCTGTAAAAAGAGCGGCTTAAATATAAAAGCCACTTTCTGTTAAAGGAAGTGGCTTTTTTGCGTTGGCTTCGCAATTACATCTCGTCATGCTAAACTTGTTTCAGCACCCCGTCACGCTATGTTTAACCTATGCAAATGGGATCCCGAAACAAGTTCGGGATGACGATCTTGATTTTGCGACTATTACCACAACGGATAGTGGTATGTGAGGACACAGACTACGTGGAAAATTATCCGGAGCCTGTGTCCTCACAGGCTCCTCTAATATCTAATATTAAACTATTCAGGCTTATTTTCCTTCAGCCAGTTATCCAGATCGGTTATTTGTTGCACGTGGTCCTTCGCCCATTTGGCGCTTTCGGGTGTGCTTAAACTTACCAGCCTTGCAAAGGCCGGCATATTGGGCGATTGTGAAAGCTTGTTAAAATAATCGGCCAAACGGTACCAGTAATATTCCTTATCGCGCGGCATTGTACCCAATGCGTTAAAAATGGCATTCAACTGTGCGGTGAGCAAATCGCCGGCTGAAGCATATCTTCTTTTAGCGAATGGCGCAAGCGCTTTAGTAATTACCGCATTTTGTACTGCGGCTAATTTGGCAACAAACGGATCGGTCTTTTGTCCTGGTTCGGGTTTTAGCGCACCGCCCTGCAAAATATGCTGGATGTTTCCGTAAGCTTCGGCACTGCGGGCGGTGTTCGGCTCCAATGCAAGAAATTGGCAAAATCCCAACAAAGCTTCTGCACGTTTATTTTGATGAAAGGTAACCAGCGCATACAAGCGCATAGTACTTGCATACTTCGGGTCGAGTTTTATGGCCTCGATAGCTGCGCTCTCCGCATCTGCATATTGCCGACCGCGAAAATAAGCTAAGGCCAGGTTATAACGTAGCGGCTGATAAGTTGGATTAGCCTTTATCCCTGCCTGGTAATTTTCAATAGCCTTTTGCGATTGCTTGTTCAGATCGTAAATACTACCGGCCAGATCGTACGCTCCGCTGATGAGATTGGTGGAAGCGGTTGTAGAGCTGAAGACTTTTTGCAGGTAGGGTATACCATCAAGCCCTTTGCCCATAGCATTCAGCGAAAATGCCATTTGATAGTTGCCTGGCGCATAGTCGGCATCTATGGCCAATGCTGCCTTATATTTTTCAATCGCGCCGGCGTAGTTCTTTTGGTTGTTCAGGTCGATGCCTTCGCGCACCAGCGATTTGGCATCGGGATTTTGGGCGATGGCTGCTTTGGCCGATAGTAGGATGATGATGAGTGTTTTAAATACGTTTTTCATGGTATTATTTTTTAGTTCCCTCCCAAGGGAGGGGCGCGATGCTTTGTGTTGTGGCAGGGAGGGGTTTGTTCGTTATTTCAAACAGCAGAAACCCCTCCCTGCCGTCGCGCTATTCCTGCACACCCCTCCCCAAGGAGGGAACTTCATTTGCATATCTGCACATACGCAGATTCACGATTACCATACCCGGCACAACAACCCCTTCAAATACTCCCCCTCCGGGAACGACGATCTTACCGGGTGATCCTCGGGCTGGCAAAACTGGTAAATGAATTGTACCTGCTTGCCGGCATCAAGCGCGGCCCAGGCCAGCACCTGCTTAAAGGTTTCCATATCCATAGCGCCCGAGCAAGAATAGGTGGCCAGCAAGCCGCCATCGTTCAGCAACAGCATAGCTAAACGGTTCAGATCTTTATAAGCACGCGATGCCCGGTCTAAAGCCGAGCGCGACGGCGCGTATTTAGGTGGGTCTAATACGATGACATCAAACTTAGCGCCCTCATCCCTGAACTTTCGCAACTGGCTGTTCACGTCTGATTTTACGGCATAATGCTTTGCCACGTCGAGTTTATTGAGGGTGATGTTGCCGGTCAAAGTTTCAATAGCCAATGCCGAACTATCTACACTGGTAACCGAAGCGGCACCCTGCATCAAACTATTCAGACTGAAGCCGCCGGTATAACAAAAGCAATCGAGCACGGTTTTATCCTTTACATATCCCGCCAGGATGCGGCGGTTATCGCGCTGATCGCAATAGAATCCTGATTTTTGGCCTTCGGCGATGTTGATAT comes from Mucilaginibacter mali and encodes:
- a CDS encoding polyketide synthase, whose amino-acid sequence is MGLQKLFEQQSNRNADAIAIVHGDERVTYQQLSNSVNAFARLVSAHTSTAEIVGVSASRSLHTIVSILALMQAGKTYLPLDSSYPAERLKSIIDDSGIDTCLCEPHEHGFFSSLGLKPLSTNTVYDESLNKVTPTDKQGYVLYTSGSTGKPKGVQMGSAALLNLLQWQQKNSASNVGFNTLQYAPLTFDVSFQEIFATLTTGGTLFLISDEVRLDPNELIRFIDHKQINRLFLPFVALQYLAEAADSYMLSNLQLKEVMTAGEQLKITPQIVKLFSTLPGCKLFNQYGPTESHVVTQLELSGDPQQWPALPTIGIPIDNTEMLILDDQLSPVKDGQSGELYISGICLADGYLNRPDLTAERFINWQHNGQTKRIYKSGDVARLLPDNNIEYLGRADTQVKIRGNRVEPAEIEVLLNQAPGIQQAAVVAKEYAGGNKRLIAYLISNTNEDTAATKHYIAEKVPDYMVPSAFIWVKDFPKTSSGKIDRNALPNPVLQRPESAGLYRAASTITQKRLATLWADMLTMDEVGIDDNFFDLGGNSLLAINTATQLRSAFNIALPVTKIYQYPTISGIAAYIDGSGEQEVRIASNKKQTTGGDIAVIAMAGKWPGANDVNAFWDILKNGQETVSFFSDEELDPNIPAELKSNAAYVKARGVLQNPAAFDAGFFNIAPLLAQMMDPQQRIFLEIAWEALEASGYQPQNYNGLVGVYAGSNNNTYYYNNVLTNPAQVEQAGAFNVMTLNEKDYIATRTAYELNLKGPAVSVYSACSTSLLAIAQAVDALRNGQCDMALAGGATVTAPVKSGHLYQEGAMLSADGHTRTFDASATGTVFSDGAGVVLLKPLSAAKQDGDTIYAVIKGKGVNNDGHSKGSFTAPSAGGQAGAIASALHDGGIDAANVGYVEAHGTATPLGDPIEIDGLKLAFGQQTAKQYCAIGSVKSNMGHLTAASGVTGFIKTALSLHHRQLVPSLFYNKPNPAIGFEDSPFYVNSSLKPWDSATTRTAGVSSFGVGGTNVHVVLQEFENIISESCPSRPVQLFTWSAKTQSSVESYALKLADHPISNLSDTAYTLNTARAEFNSRRFEVATTAGELQDKLRDTRSLRQKTLKEKATEVVFLFPGQGSQYAGMGKDLYRNKPVFADAVNECAAIIKTYTGTDVRDLIYGDDAKDKLTQGINIQPAIFTIEYALAKLWMNWGIQPTAFLGHSLGEFAAAHLSGIMSLDDVLQLLCARAKMISELLAGKMLAVRATVEVLQGILPKEVSIATKNSPNLNVVSGTPEAVEAFAQLLSEKGIAAMPINTSNAMHSAMVDSIIEPFTQLVAKVKLSAPRIPVISSMTGKWLSEAEATSPAYWSRQMREPVEFVEAIKTANDEPNRVLLECGPGNILANLAKGQVDKTKEQLILPGIVENNTSDYNGILNSLGYLWLNGLEPDWQAFYTGETRNKVALPSYAFDHKDHWIQPGKILTTTVSANGVAAPISPITTTPINTPPPMPRKELLSNKIREIFEAASGIDMAAVPVNMSFAEAGFDSLLLTQIAQNLKKEFGVPITFRKLYEQYENVELLAAFFDENLPASAYQAPAAPAPIATAVNDAVNYGDQTQLGLIAQQVQLLSQQISLLQGGAPTPQQAIPQQPVMSSAAPKTTYKLDADLTPEEMVEVKKPFGATARIDRQSTELSDQQKKFIADLTKNYNDRTKSSKEYTQKHREGMADPRVVSGFRPLTKEVVYPLVVNKSKGSRVWDIDGNEYVDALNGFGSNFLGYNPDFLKKVFQQQIEAGFEIGPQHILAGDVCQLINEFTGFERSALCNTGSEAVLGAMRMARTVTGRSLIVAFAGSYHGIIDEVIVRGSKKLKTIPAAPGILPEAVQNMLILDYGTDESLAIIKQRAHEIAAVMVEPVQSRRPEYQPIEFLKQLRQITKDADVALIFDEVITGFRMHPRGAQGLFGIKADIGTYGKVIGGGMPIGVIAGIPQYMDALDGGGKWQYGDASVPEAGVTYFAGTFVRHPLALAGANAVLNYLKEQGPGLQERLTGMAKNLADRLNEICKKHELPVYIAQFGSLWKIKFTFEMPFGELLFTLMRLKGIHIWDIFPCFLTAAHTMEDVDTIVAKFNESVEDMVAGGFFNADTAIRKPEDKTEIKAESKLSAFNKAPVPDAKLGRDKEGNPAWFVPDKNNPGKYLQVQNN
- a CDS encoding NAD(P)-dependent oxidoreductase, with protein sequence MNNIKVGWCGIGNMGVPMIKNLMKAGFTVTAWNRTRQKAEALQQETGTGLADTPAQLVAENDFIITMLSDDAAVTEVFTGADGILSADSGRDVLMIDMSTVSPETSQKLAALCAGKGLGYMDAPVSGSVKPAEDAQLIIMAGGKKADFEKAQPLFNAMGKQSILLGDTGAGNKAKLAINLFLAIVVQGFTESVLFAQQNGIDTATFLDIVNNGAVGSGITKLKSAAILNDNYKAAFALKHLAKDLRLAGEQGMHLPAGSAVLNTYQQAVDGFGDEDMIAIIKQLAKM
- a CDS encoding class I SAM-dependent rRNA methyltransferase encodes the protein MIDVILKKGKEKAVLQRHPWVFSGAVENVKGKPANGDVVRLADAKGAFMAYGFYNDQSRVAVRLLEWDESAGINDDWFRARIVQAVKSRGHILADANTDTCRLIFSEADYLPGLIVDKYADYLSVQVLTSGIENVMPVIIDELQKQLNPKGIFDKSDTTSRAHEGLGESYGVLAGSPPPDLVQVKENGVLYDINIAEGQKSGFYCDQRDNRRILAGYVKDKTVLDCFCYTGGFSLNSLMQGAASVTSVDSSALAIETLTGNITLNKLDVAKHYAVKSDVNSQLRKFRDEGAKFDVIVLDPPKYAPSRSALDRASRAYKDLNRLAMLLLNDGGLLATYSCSGAMDMETFKQVLAWAALDAGKQVQFIYQFCQPEDHPVRSSFPEGEYLKGLLCRVW
- a CDS encoding tetratricopeptide repeat protein, translating into MKNVFKTLIIILLSAKAAIAQNPDAKSLVREGIDLNNQKNYAGAIEKYKAALAIDADYAPGNYQMAFSLNAMGKGLDGIPYLQKVFSSTTASTNLISGAYDLAGSIYDLNKQSQKAIENYQAGIKANPTYQPLRYNLALAYFRGRQYADAESAAIEAIKLDPKYASTMRLYALVTFHQNKRAEALLGFCQFLALEPNTARSAEAYGNIQHILQGGALKPEPGQKTDPFVAKLAAVQNAVITKALAPFAKRRYASAGDLLTAQLNAIFNALGTMPRDKEYYWYRLADYFNKLSQSPNMPAFARLVSLSTPESAKWAKDHVQQITDLDNWLKENKPE
- a CDS encoding glycosyl hydrolase 115 family protein, whose translation is MGFCQPKPLALKVSYTPTAGYFTLADSKTAVNIVTDTADNKVVQIAAQCFVDDIKNVTGKQAAVIHTISSAKPMLIAGTIGHSALIDELIKNGKLNVTQVKGKWETYSIVLVKAPFKNVPQALVIVGSDQRGTAYGLFELSKTIGIQPFYWWADVTAEHHDALYLSPATYTSEPPSVKFRGIFINDEDWGLQPWAAKTLEPETKDIGPKTYAKVFELLLRLKANLIWPAMHPSTKAFYHYPGNIKVAEDYQIVIGSSHAEPMLRNNVSEWNEKTMGNFNYLTNQQKVDDYWESRVKESSHINGIYTIGMRGVHDSGIEGVKTVKETVPLLERIFVAQRDMLKKYVNPDINKVPQVFTPYKEVLEVYDGGLKVPEDVTLVWPDDNYGYIQRLDNKQESERPGGSGVYYHVSYWGRPHDYIWLCSTSPGLIREEMMKAYDMQARNLWVVNVGDIKPAEYDIQFFLDMAYNIKPFKNSAYTKTHLQNWVSNNLSSKDAGKISDVLWRYYQLAFERKPEFMGWSQTEPTTPTKLSDYNHFYYGDQGQQRIDAYNNLQQQAKTLWQNISPARKDAFYQLVYYPVTGTALMNKKFLYRDKAYRYAQQGRLSTQLYDSLSRASYQSIIEETKYYNTKMAGGKWANIIMAQPRNLPVYAAPDLKYEMTKSTIAWQVQPEGATLNDAKLSLPAFADGDKHFIDLFLCRDTAVNYTVQTSAPWINVSQQSGTLQTKGKTEQRLWISINNAKLPAGTADGAITIKSGSKSYSVAVTTEHAPKGYTGFIEHDGYVSIYAKHFDHNEGKNGNSWMPIMGLGKTDTVLQANPVKVDGGMKKDPADTEIKQQAALSYSFYTTSSSPAEVKLYTLPTLPLNNNFSMRYAVSIDDGPATMLDFKTVGRTEEWKQNVLSNSAVRSVKVPVLSTGKHTIHIYMIDPGVVLDRMVIDLGGLRPGYGVLTETRAR
- the rplS gene encoding 50S ribosomal protein L19; its protein translation is MDLVKFVEEQSVEIKKVPVFKAGDTVSVHYKIREGNKERIQVYQGVVIQRNSVGVSETFTVRKVSNGVGVERIFPINSPNIDKIDVNSVGKVRRSKLFYLRELTGKAARIKSKRV